The genomic window ACCCGCGGTCCGAAGCGGCGGTGAAATGTAGTTTCAGCATTAGGCAACCAGCCTTACGATAGTGCGACCCATCTTAATATCCGTTCCCACTTCGATGCGTTCTGCCTGGTCGATGCGCGTTCCCGCAACGAAGGTGCCGTTGCGGGACTCGAGGTCTTCCACGAACCACTGGGAACCGCGACGGAACAGGCGCGCATGGTGGGAGGAGGCGAAGTCGTCGCCTAGCACGAAGTCGCAGTCCTGCGCGCGCCCCAGCGTGATGTCCTCCAGGGTGCCCAGCGCCATGTGAGAGCCCTGCAGCGGGCCTTCGGCCACGGTGATGTGGCGCGGCTTTTCTTTGCGGTCCTTCCGGCGCACCGCGGCGACGGGGCCGACGCTACTGCCGCCGGTGCGGGCCGCCTTGTTGGCATCCAACCGCATGGCGTTCAAGGCCACCAGGATAAACAGCCACAGTAAGACCAACAGGCCGATTCGCAGCGCGAGCAGCACGAATGAATCCATCGGTGACCTCCTAAAAATTATTGGGGTTTAATTGTCCAGCCCGGTGATTCGCACCTCAATGTGCGAATGCCCCAGGGTGATGACGTCGCCGTCGGCCAGCAGCCAGTTCTCGATGGGCGTGTCATTGACCGTGGTGCCGTTGGTGGACTGGAGGTCCACCAAGACTGCGTCCTGGCCGTTCCAGGTGATCTCAGCGTGCTGGCGGGAGACCCCGGTGTCCGGCAGGCGCAAGTCGGCATCGTTGGAACGTCCAATGATATTGGATCCTTCGTGGACGTGGTAGGTCCGCGAGGAGCCGTCCTGGAGGAGAAGATTCACGCTCGGACCGTTGGCAGCGGGTTCCGCGTCCTCGGGCTCGGGGCGGATAAAGGTTGTCGTGGCGGCCTCGTCAGCAGAATTACTGTTCATCTGGTCCTCCTGGGTTTCGGTTTCGTGGAAAATGGCGTCGAACCCGGTTTCTTCCTCGGGCTCATGGTCAATGAACGAAGAAACCCGCAACTGGCCGGTGCGGAGTCCGGATTCTTCGGCGATGCGAACGATGACGGGTCCCGCCAGGCCCCAGCCGCTGTTGCGGATGAACCGCGACAGCTGGTCGGCCAGGTTCTGCGGGATGTGTGGATCCTGCGAGAGGTTTTCCAGGTCCTTGGAACTGACCCCCACGAGCACCACATTGGGGCTGTAGAGGTTGTCGTCTTCGCCGCGCGTGAGGTTGTCTTGGGCCTCCTGCTTGAGCAGCTCTTCAATCTCGGCGGGCACAACGCGGCCGCCGAAGACGAAGGCCATCCCGTTGTCCAGTCCGCGCTGCAGGGCAGAGTCAAACTTGGCAAGCTTTTCCATGAGTGCCATGCTGCGGTCCTCCTTCGAACGTGGATGTATTCGGCTCTGGTAATAAACCTCAACCATTATAGGCCGCGTATAGCACTAAAACGTAGCCGGAGCCCGAAAAGTTCCCACAGTTGATGCGTAGATCTCACTCTTTTTCCCGCGCACTAGCTGCGGATTTGTAAGTATGCGGGTATGCCGTGCTATCTTTATCTAGTCGCCAAGACAGACAATACCCAGCCCGGGTGGCGGAATTGGCAGACGCGCTGGCTTCAGGTGCCAGTGTCCTTATAGGACGTGCGGGTTCAAGTCCCGCCCCGGGCACAGCGAGCAGTTGTACAAACTGCGACACCGGAGGTAACAAACTCGAAAGGGTTCGTGACCTCCGGTTTCTTCTATTTTTGTGTGAGATCATGCCGAGAATCGTACTTGTGGGGATGGAGTGGGAGAATCCTAGGTATGGCGGCTGATTGGGTATCTGGAACCTATCGGGTTCGCTTTTGTAGTCGTCAACTTCGTGGCATCAAAGTCGAATAGGTCTTTGCAGAATTTCTTGGAGCCGCAGATATTCCTCTCTTGCCAACATTCTTAGGTGGACTTGCCTCATGTGGGACGCTTCAGACATTGGCGAGATTTTTGCTTATGCAGGCACACGAATGACAACAAAGGGCAGGGCTGTAACCATCTTGAATACTGTGTTTCCAGAGTAGATCCTTGGGATAGGGGTATGCCTAATCCATGGTTGTAGCACTTTGCTTTCTATTCCGGGCCTTTGGGGCTATCTACGAAGGGACACGTAGTAGTTTATTTTGATCTGTCTTTGATTACAGTTGAGCGCTCGAACGCCGATTTATTGGGCGTTTACTAGTTGTTTCTAGGATTGTCACGAACCCACTGACCGTCTATGTAAGAAATTTTCGAAGCGAATTCGGTTCGTTTCATAATGTGATTGTCGAATAGTTGAATAAGTTTATCGACCATTTCCTCCAGAGAGTCCATTCGATCGGCGAGTCGCCATCGGTAGCTGGGATAGACGTTTCTTTTCCAGTCGGGCACTTCATAGGCGATCTCACACTTGATATCGAACCCAGTGCTACTGTTTGGCGACAGCGAAGAATTAAGGTGGATTTTGGCAATGCGAAGTGGGGTGCCCGAACTGATGAAGGAGAATTCGCGATCGCTCAACTCAATTTGATCCCTAGACGTATGCATCGCGACTTCTTCAGGGATTGTGATCTCCAGCTGCTCGATAGCAAGTAGCACTTCGTAGAGCTTTCGGTGGCGGCTAGTGCGAGCCAATTCGTTGAGCCAGTATAGAGCGTGTCCTATCTTGCCAGTCTCAGAATTAAACGGTTGGCAAGTTTGCAATGCATTAACAGACCAGGGATGAAGTCCTTTTAAGCATTTTGCAGTCTTGAATTTTTCCTCAGAGTCGAAAATTGGAAACTGCCGGTTACCCGCAGCGGTGGGTGGATTCTGCCCCGTGTCAAAAATTGCGATCTCGTAGAAGAGGTTGTCCAAAGATGCTCGGAGAGCGTTAGCCCATCCGTAAAACTCTGTTGTCATTTCCGACGGATATGGAGCTGTGGCTTGCAGAAACAGTGAAATGGATTTGTCGTCGCGCTTTAAGAAGCTGTGAACTTTGTGTTCAGATCGATACTCTTGGTGGATTTCATTCATTCTGGCGCGATTTCTCTTAGCAGAGTTGAGTAATGCGATCGATCCTTCAGAATTGAATGTCATATGTATCTCCAGTAAATCCCTTTGGTGGGCCTGTTAGCTGTGCCTTACAGAATTGAATTGATTTGCATGCAATTGGAAATGGATGGTGGTGGACAACTAAGCGATGATTCCGCTTAATCGAAAGGGGATGGTAAAGCCTGATCTCCTTTGGGTTAGGGCAGCTACACCCACGCCCCACACCACAAGTAGTGGGGCATGATTGTGAACCAGCACTAACGCTAGCAGCCGCACCTGACGAGACCTGGAAGCGTGATTCCACCCCTGCCATTAGAAAGTCGTTCACGAGGCAAAACGCGCACAGAGCTGCCCGTAGCCGTACTTAGATTCATCAATCTCGTCGTGTGGAGAATGCTTTCTCTAAATGAGGGTGTCAGGAAGTTTGTGTGTGAGGCTCTGATCTAGAAGGAGTTTCACCGATAATGACTACGGTGTCACCGAAGAAAAGCCATGACCCGGCGCGGGTCAACGAGATCAGCGAGAAGCTGATGGAAAACCCTGAGGTCGCCAGCTTGATCAGCGAGCTGTCGGCTTCCGCTGATGATGCAAGCGAGCTGGTCAAAGGCCTGTTGCAGGCATCGATCAACGCTGGTCTTAAGGCGGAGATGGATGCGCACTTGGGCTACGGCCATTCCGACCGCAACGCCAAAGCCCAGGTCGAAACCTCACAGGAGAATAACCACCGCAATGGGTCGTACATCAAGACCGTCAATTCTGGATACGGCGCGGTGGAAGTAACTGTGCCCAGGGATCGTGCCGGCACGTTTATTCCCCGCATGGTGCCCAAGGGCGCACGCAGGCTCACAGAGCTCGACGACATGATCGTCTCGCTGTATGCCGGCGGGATGACAGTGCGCGATATTTGCCATCATCTCGCGACCACCCTTGGGGTGGATATGAGCCCCGATACGATCAGCACCATTACCGATGCGGTCTTGGAAGAGGTCATGATCTGGCAAAACCGCCAGCTCGACGAGTTTTACCCAGTGATCTTCCTCGACGCCCTACGCGTGAAGATCCGTGACGGCCACCGCGTGGTCAACAAGGCTTGCTACATGGCGGTTGGTGTCGACATGGACGGCATCAAGCACATCCTGGGATTGTGGATCGCTGAAAATGAAGGCGCCGCATTCTGGGCATCGGTGTGCGCAGATCTGGCCAACCGCGGGGTCCAGGACGTGTTCATCGTCTGCTGCGACGGGCTCAAAGGCCTGCCAGAAGCCGTGGAGGCAACCTGGCCGAATTCCATGGTGCAGACCTGCATTGTGCACCTGATTCGAGCTGCGAACCGGTGGGTGTCTTATCAGGACCGCAAATCTGTCTCCCGCGCGCTGCGTGAGGTCTACACCGCCACCAATGAGGACACCGCACGCGCCAACCTGGATGCTTTCGAGGCCAGTGAACTGGGCCTAAAATACCCCCAGTCGGTCAAAGTCTGGCGCGACGCCTGGGAGCGGTTCGTGCCGTTTCTACAGTTCCCGCCTGCGGCCAGGCGAGTGCTCTACACCACCAATTCGATCGAGTCACTCAACGCGCAACTGCGTAAAGCTACCCGTAACAGGGGCCAATTCCCGAACGATACCGCAGCACTGAAGACGCTGTGGCTGATGATCTGCAACATCGAAGACAAGCGTGCTGCCCAGCGGGCGAAGAAAGCCAAGCGCAACATTGAGTGCAACGGCTATATTGAAGGAGCGAAAGCCACCGGGTGGAAACAAGCCATCAACCAACTAGCCGTGGCTTACCCCAACCGATTCGCGGACTACTTGTAAACCAAGCCCCCGCACACAAACAATCGGACACTCTCCTCTAAATCGGATTGCGCAGGTTACTCGTACGTTAAAGAACTGTGTGTAGCTAATAAATATGAAAAGCTTGATTTAAATGTATTGTTGCTAGATTTTCGCATGTCCATTTGTTACGTACCTAGGCAGGTGATTTTCGTGGCTGCACTGAAGCGTCCTGGGTTTAGTTCCTACCTCAGCTAAGGAAGGATTGGGAACTATGCCTAGGAAGCACTCCGTCGAGTTCAAGGAGAAGGCGGTCCATCAGATCATCGAAATGGTTCGCCTGGAGTCTTGCTCACTGCAACGCGCCTACACGGAGGTCGGTGAGCTGCTTGGAGTATCTCACCACACGTTGCGGGCTTGGTACCGTGACAGCGCTTCAGTACGTGATGACTCCGACGCGTCAGGCGGCGAAACAATGGAAGAAGAGATCAAGCGTCTGCGCCGCGAAAACCGTGAGCTGAAGCGAGCAAACGGGATTCTTAAGGCTGCTTCGGCTTTTTTCGCAGCGGAACTCGACCGACCCACGACCAAATGATCTCTTACATCGACACGTATAAAGATCAGTTTGGGGTCGAGGCCATCTGCCGAGTCCTTAAACAAGCAGATCGTGGATTCATTACTTCACGCGGCTACCGCAAAGCCACCACTCGTGTTCCCAGCGCAAGGGCCTTAAGCGATAGCCTTCTCATCCCAGAGATACAGCGTGTGCATGCGCAGAATTTCTCGGTCTACGGCATCCGCAAAATGTGGCACGCGATGAACCGTGAAGGCTTTCATATTGGTCGCGACAAGACTGCACGACTGATGAAGCTAGCAGGTGTTTCTGGCCGCAGACGTGGGCGAACCCCAGTAACAACGATCAGCCCGAAGACACCGGATCATCGCCCGGACCTTGTGCGCCGAAACTTCCGTGCGCAGGCACCAGGCAGGCTTTGGGTTGCCGACATTACCTACGTTCGCACCCTGTCAGGATTCGCCTACACCGCGTTTGTCGTGGATGTCTACAGCCGAAAAATTGTTGGCGTTGCTACACGCTCGACGATGCGTACCGATGCGCTGCCCATGGAGGCATTGGAACATGCGTTAACGACTGCAGGACGAATTCATGGAAACCAGTTAATTCACCATAGCGATCGGGGCAGCCAGTACGTGTCACTGAAGTATTCCACCGCGCTAGCGGAATCCGGAATCCGCCCGAGTGTGGGAACAGTCGGCGATTCTTACGACAATGCACTAGCCGAAACAGTCAACGGGCTCTACAAGGCTGAACTCATTCACGCCCAAGGCCCGTGGACTTCGGTCGGAGAAGTCGAACTGGCCACCTTGCGGTGGGTGCATTGGTGGAACACCAAGCGGCTTCATGAAGCTTTGGACTACGCCACCCCACAGGAAGTAGAAACCGAGTACTATCTCACCCAGCCCATCAACACAGGGCCGTAAAAGAAGCGGAACTAAACCCAGGACGCTTCACACCGCTTTATAGAAAGGAAGAAAATGACAAGCTCGCTTGTCGCCGACGGAATAAAAATAGTCCGTGGGAATAGAGTCATCATCAACAATTTTTCGGCAAAGCTGAGATCCAGTGACATCGTGGCAATGGTAGGGCGAAATGGGGCCGGAAAATCAACCATCATGTCAGCGCTGACAGGCCACCTCATACCTACCGAAGGAAAGATTCACGTTCTGTCGGATAAAAAAGAGAAAGATGACGACCTATCTTCTTCGGTTGCCTTCGTATCACAGGGTCGTCCCCTTTATTCGAGTATTACGGTAGAGCAGCATACTCGACTAGCCCGTGACATTAACGACTCTTTCAACTATCAGTGGGCAAAAGAAAAAATTGAGTCACTCGGAATATCCGGGAAATCCAAAGTATCTCAATTATCTGGCGGACAGCATACTCAAGTTGCGCTGATTATTTCTCTCGCGCGGAATAAAAAATTTATGATTCTCGATGAGCCCATGGCTGATCTAGATCCAGTAGTTAAAATCTGGGTTCGAGAACTCTTGGAACAAGCGGCGAAAGAAGACGGCGTTGGGATATTAGTATCGTCGCATACCGTATCTGATTTATCTGCAATACTTACCCACCTTTGGGTAATTGAAGAAGGAGATCTTCTTGCGGCTGTAGAGAGAGAAGAAATTGATCCACAAAAAGATGGCGCCTTTGAAGAATTTGTGCTTGAACATCTGACTAGGAAAGGCCTCTAATGCTAAAAGTAGCTTTACACTACTTCAAAATTGACCGACCCGCTTGGCTATCATGTGCGGCAATTCTTGTGCTACTGGCGTTACTGGCGGCATACGAAGTCAATTTCAAGCCTTATCTTGGGATGACTGAAATGCTGGCCGGTATTGTGCCCATGTTTGCCGGAATTGTGTGGGCAGTGGCTTTATTCTCTAAAGAATTTGAGACGAAGTCTGTTGTCTGGTCCTTAAGCCAAGATCTCTCTTCCTCCAAGTGGTTTTTCTGCCGTATTATTAGCCCTCTAATCTCAGCACTAATCTTTGGAGTTTGTGTATGGGGGATTGTGGAAGTCAGTCAGCTGCGCTCGGACGGGTTGAATCAAGGTAAAAACATGATGTCGTACTCGTACATCGCTGGCCATGCCCTCTACCCAGCTGTGGTGACGGTACTAATGGTGTCTGTTGCTTCGATTGCTGGCGTAGTTTTTAAAAAATCAATTCCCGCTGTGGCCGTAACTTTCGCATTAGGTTTATTGGTAGGAACGACAGGAGCTTCTTGGCTTAATCCTCTCCTTCCCGTTGAAAAGGGGGAATTTTCAGGGCCACACCCAGATCCAGCTCTTCTTCCTGTCCCCGGCGATATTCTTGAAGCAGAGCCAATCGAAAACGGAAAATACTTGGTTGAGTTTTATCCAAATTCAGCGTTCTGGCAAGCACAGACGCTCTATACCTTAATGTGGCTCCTACTCTCACTAATCCTCTTGGTCTCCACGCTTTTTCTATTTAAGCGGGCTTCCAAAAAGGCGATTTAGTCTCTGGAGAAAGGGTCTGCGTTTAAGCGCAGACCCTTTCCAGCATTAGCGATAAGAGCTACGACCTTGATTGCCAACTCCAGCTTCTTCCCGGAAGTGGCGTCAGGGTCTTTTTCTTTTGCGACCGAGTGTATCCAATGAGCGCTTACCCATTGCCTACCTCCCCTGCCTTTATAAAGTCGCCCACGAGGGAAAACGCGCACAGAGATACCCGTAACCATGGTTAAACCCGTCAATTTCTGCGCCTATATCGTGGAGCTAAGTACACGACAGTGCAGGTGGAACTACATAAAGGAGGACATATGTTATAGCGTATGTCTTGCCATATGCTTAGGCATATGTTCTGCCATACTGTAGGCACCGTGGGTGTGCATATTTACCCTCATGCCGCCGACGCTTAGACGTTCTTCAACGCCCGATACACGGTAGGCCGGGTAACTCCGAACTCCCGCGCCAAGGCTGCTTTCGACTCCCCCGTCAGTACGCGCTGTTTAATCTCCGCTACCTGCTGCGGGCTAAGCGCGGGTTTCTGGCCGTTGTATTTGCCGGCCTTTTTAGCTAACGCGTCATATACTGTCAGACCTTTTGTGGTCGGGGAAGAATCATTTAAAAGTTTAATTCAATTAAACTGATGAATATGGTTACTGTCTATGGATACACCCACGGTATGGACAGAAACCATTGAAGCAACCCCGGCATACTATTTAGAGGTTACAGGCCCCTACGGGACCGCTCGACACAAAGAAGCAATGGAATATGTTAAGGCAATAGCCTTCCATAACTTTGAAGATGACGACTTCACGATTTACGGTCTTGCCCTTGACGATCCGCTTACAGTTGATGTGAAGCGTCCTGGGTTTAGTTCCGCTTCTTTTACGGCCCTGTGTTGATGGGCTGGGTGAGATAGTACTCGGTTTCTACTTCCTGTGGGGTGGCGTAGTCCAAAGCTTCATGAAGCCGCTTGGTGTTCCACCAATGCACCCACCGCAAGGTGGCCAGTTCGACTTCTCCGACCGAAGTCCACGGGCCTTGGGCGTGAATGAGTTCAGCCTTGTAGAGCCCGTTGACTGTTTCGGCTAGTGCATTGTCGTAAGAATCGCCGACTGTTCCCACACTCGGGCGGATTCCGGATTCCGCTAGCGCGGTGGAATACTTCAGTGACACGTACTGGCTGCCCCGATCGCTATGGTGAATTAACTGGTTTCCATGAATTCGTCCTGCAGTCGTTAACGCATGTTCCAATGCCTCCATGGGCAGCGCATCGGTACGCATCGTCGAGCGTGTAGCAACGCCAACAATTTTTCGGCTGTAGACATCCACGACAAACGCGGTGTAGGCGAATCCTGACAGGGTGCGAACGTAGGTAATGTCGGCAACCCAAAGCCTGCCTGGTGCCTGCGCACGGAAGTTTCGGCGCACAAGGTCCGGGCGATGATCCGGTGTCTTCGGGCTGATCGTTGTTACTGGGGTTCGCCCACGTCTGCGGCCAGAAACACCTGCTAGCTTCATCAGTCGTGCAGTCTTGTCGCGACCAATATGAAAGCCTTCACGGTTCATCGCGTGCCACATTTTGCGGATGCCGTAGACCGAGAAATTCTGCGCATGCACACGCTGTATCTCTGGGATGAGAAGGCTATCGCTTAAGGCCCTTGCGCTGGGAACACGAGTGGTGGCTTTGCGGTAGCCGCGTGAAGTAATGAATCCACGATCTGCTTGTTTAAGGACTCGGCAGATGGCCTCGACCCCAAACTGATCTTTATACGTGTCGATGTAAGAGATCATTTGGTCGTGGGTCGGTCGAGTTCCGCTGCGAAAAAAGCCGAAGCAGCCTTAAGAATCCCGTTTGCTCGCTTCAGCTCACGGTTTTCGCGGCGCAGACGCTTGATCTCTTCTTCCATTGTTTCGCCGCCTGACGCGTCGGAGTCATCACGTACTGAAGCGCTGTCACGGTACCAAGCCCGCAACGTGTGGTGAGATACTCCAAGCAGCTCACCGACCTCCGTGTAGGCGCGTTGCAGTGAGCAAGACTCCAGGCGAACCATTTCGATGATCTGATGGACCGCCTTCTCCTTGAACTCGACGGAGTGCTTCCTAGGCATAGTTCCCAATCCTTCCTTAGCTGAGGTAGGAACTAAACCCAGGACGCTTCAATGAGGAACTACTGCGCTACCGCGTTTGCCTGCTATGTAGCGAGCTGTCCCTTGAACAAGAGAACCAGGGCGAGCTCGGGATGATGCGAATTCCATCACATCATGTTTTGGTTGTAGAGGTGGACCACACGCGTGAGGCTATCGCGCAAATGTGGGAGAAGATGCCTTTGATACTTGCCGAGCAGGAAGTGTCTCAAACAGGTTTTGTCGCCGAGCGGTTTAGAAGGTCGAAAGTCGCTGCAGGGAAAAGTGAATTCCTTATACAGCTGCCTTAACCTCCATCGATTGGTAATCCTTTTCCTCTACGACATGCGGAAAGGTGCGAGTTAACGCGGCAAACTTGTTAACCTCTGTTACTTTCCTTAAGCTTCAAGGCTGAACGAAAAAGATGCGGATACTGCCTTGAAGATGAAGTTTGAGTTCTTTTACCAATTTGTGGCGGCCTTTAATTTAGAAGCTACTATCAATGCAACAAGTGATAATGCGAATTATGAATCGGGAATAGCCGAGTTGGGAGCTAAAACCTGGCATGTCCGCACAGCACGCACCACGCCTTCTAAACCGGGAGCCTTTGTGGCATTCTGGCAGCGCAACCATGAAGGGGAATCCGTGCCTTTTGAAGATTCCTCCTGCGGCGACGGTCTCCTAGTCTTTGTGATTCAAGGAGAGTACCGAGGTGTTTTTCAATTTAGCAATCAAGATTTGCAACGCCTTGGTATTACTTCCGGAGCAGGCCCAGGAAAGAGAGGTTTTAGGGTATATCCACCATGGTGTGAGGGGCTGAACTCCAACGCTTTAAAGACTCAAAAGCAGCAACTGACATCGTTTACAGAATTCTGAAGACCTGTAAACATGCAGCTGACACTGCATACAACAAGACATATGTTAAAGCGTATGCCTTGCCATATGCTTAGGCATATGGGAAGGCATACGGCAGGCACCGTGGGTGCGCAGATTTACCCTCACGCCGCCGACGCTTAGACGTTCTTCAACGCCCGGTACACCGTGGGTCGGGTAACTCCGAATTCCCGCGCCAAGGCTGCTTTCGACTCCCCCGCCAGTACGCGCCGCTTAATCTCCGCTACCTGCTGCGGGCTAAGCGCGGGTTTGCGGCCTTTGTACTTGCCGGCCTTTTTCGCCAACGCAATCCCCTCCGCCTGTCGCTCGCGGATAATGGCCCGCTCAAACTCCGCAAACGACCCTAAAATGCCCAGCATTAAATCCGCGCGCGGATCCGTGGTGTCTTTCGCAAACGCGAGATTCTCATGCAGGAAAGTAACAGTCACACCTTTGTTGGTGAGTTCATCAACAATGTTGCGAAGATCCGCCAGCGAACGGGCAAGGCGGTCAATCGATGAGACGACGAGTTCGTCCCCGTCGCGCACATACGCCATGCACTCGACAAGTCCAGGGCGGGCAGTCTTGGTGCGGCCGGAAATCTTATCTTCAAAGAACCGGTCAATCTTGCCGGAAGCATTGAGTAGTTCTTTTTGCCGCTGATTATTCTGCTCCACCGTGGAGACCCGGATATAGCCCACCCGTTGCCCACGTGAACCAGAGTCATGGGCCATTAGTCTTCGCCCCGCGGGGAGTTAAAGGCAGCATTCTCCTGTTTTATGACCG from Corynebacterium confusum includes these protein-coding regions:
- a CDS encoding FHA domain-containing protein FhaB/FipA, which codes for MDSFVLLALRIGLLVLLWLFILVALNAMRLDANKAARTGGSSVGPVAAVRRKDRKEKPRHITVAEGPLQGSHMALGTLEDITLGRAQDCDFVLGDDFASSHHARLFRRGSQWFVEDLESRNGTFVAGTRIDQAERIEVGTDIKMGRTIVRLVA
- a CDS encoding DUF3662 and FHA domain-containing protein; its protein translation is MALMEKLAKFDSALQRGLDNGMAFVFGGRVVPAEIEELLKQEAQDNLTRGEDDNLYSPNVVLVGVSSKDLENLSQDPHIPQNLADQLSRFIRNSGWGLAGPVIVRIAEESGLRTGQLRVSSFIDHEPEEETGFDAIFHETETQEDQMNSNSADEAATTTFIRPEPEDAEPAANGPSVNLLLQDGSSRTYHVHEGSNIIGRSNDADLRLPDTGVSRQHAEITWNGQDAVLVDLQSTNGTTVNDTPIENWLLADGDVITLGHSHIEVRITGLDN
- a CDS encoding IS256 family transposase; translation: MTTVSPKKSHDPARVNEISEKLMENPEVASLISELSASADDASELVKGLLQASINAGLKAEMDAHLGYGHSDRNAKAQVETSQENNHRNGSYIKTVNSGYGAVEVTVPRDRAGTFIPRMVPKGARRLTELDDMIVSLYAGGMTVRDICHHLATTLGVDMSPDTISTITDAVLEEVMIWQNRQLDEFYPVIFLDALRVKIRDGHRVVNKACYMAVGVDMDGIKHILGLWIAENEGAAFWASVCADLANRGVQDVFIVCCDGLKGLPEAVEATWPNSMVQTCIVHLIRAANRWVSYQDRKSVSRALREVYTATNEDTARANLDAFEASELGLKYPQSVKVWRDAWERFVPFLQFPPAARRVLYTTNSIESLNAQLRKATRNRGQFPNDTAALKTLWLMICNIEDKRAAQRAKKAKRNIECNGYIEGAKATGWKQAINQLAVAYPNRFADYL
- a CDS encoding IS3 family transposase (programmed frameshift), with the protein product MPRKHSVEFKEKAVHQIIEMVRLESCSLQRAYTEVGELLGVSHHTLRAWYRDSASVRDDSDASGGETMEEEIKRLRRENRELKRANGILKAASGFFRSGTRPTHDQMISYIDTYKDQFGVEAICRVLKQADRGFITSRGYRKATTRVPSARALSDSLLIPEIQRVHAQNFSVYGIRKMWHAMNREGFHIGRDKTARLMKLAGVSGRRRGRTPVTTISPKTPDHRPDLVRRNFRAQAPGRLWVADITYVRTLSGFAYTAFVVDVYSRKIVGVATRSTMRTDALPMEALEHALTTAGRIHGNQLIHHSDRGSQYVSLKYSTALAESGIRPSVGTVGDSYDNALAETVNGLYKAELIHAQGPWTSVGEVELATLRWVHWWNTKRLHEALDYATPQEVETEYYLTQPINTGP
- a CDS encoding ATP-binding cassette domain-containing protein → MTSSLVADGIKIVRGNRVIINNFSAKLRSSDIVAMVGRNGAGKSTIMSALTGHLIPTEGKIHVLSDKKEKDDDLSSSVAFVSQGRPLYSSITVEQHTRLARDINDSFNYQWAKEKIESLGISGKSKVSQLSGGQHTQVALIISLARNKKFMILDEPMADLDPVVKIWVRELLEQAAKEDGVGILVSSHTVSDLSAILTHLWVIEEGDLLAAVEREEIDPQKDGAFEEFVLEHLTRKGL
- a CDS encoding ABC transporter permease, which translates into the protein MLKVALHYFKIDRPAWLSCAAILVLLALLAAYEVNFKPYLGMTEMLAGIVPMFAGIVWAVALFSKEFETKSVVWSLSQDLSSSKWFFCRIISPLISALIFGVCVWGIVEVSQLRSDGLNQGKNMMSYSYIAGHALYPAVVTVLMVSVASIAGVVFKKSIPAVAVTFALGLLVGTTGASWLNPLLPVEKGEFSGPHPDPALLPVPGDILEAEPIENGKYLVEFYPNSAFWQAQTLYTLMWLLLSLILLVSTLFLFKRASKKAI
- a CDS encoding helix-turn-helix domain-containing protein codes for the protein MKLLNDSSPTTKGLTVYDALAKKAGKYNGQKPALSPQQVAEIKQRVLTGESKAALAREFGVTRPTVYRALKNV
- a CDS encoding MepB family protein; this encodes MKFEFFYQFVAAFNLEATINATSDNANYESGIAELGAKTWHVRTARTTPSKPGAFVAFWQRNHEGESVPFEDSSCGDGLLVFVIQGEYRGVFQFSNQDLQRLGITSGAGPGKRGFRVYPPWCEGLNSNALKTQKQQLTSFTEF
- a CDS encoding recombinase family protein, with product MAHDSGSRGQRVGYIRVSTVEQNNQRQKELLNASGKIDRFFEDKISGRTKTARPGLVECMAYVRDGDELVVSSIDRLARSLADLRNIVDELTNKGVTVTFLHENLAFAKDTTDPRADLMLGILGSFAEFERAIIRERQAEGIALAKKAGKYKGRKPALSPQQVAEIKRRVLAGESKAALAREFGVTRPTVYRALKNV